Proteins encoded in a region of the Desulfovermiculus halophilus DSM 18834 genome:
- the jag gene encoding RNA-binding cell elongation regulator Jag/EloR, translated as MQDMKRFEAKSVESAIEQACTYFNTTKDGLDIEVIDSGSSGIFGLGGRNAAIQAAVQKKAQGNDKTSQGRDKEPQGRDKGPRANDKKSPDNGKEPQGNDKEIRGNEQELAELVQSVVSRLLAPLIDAPTLDVQFEQDRINVTIQDQEYSGLIIGKEGQTISSLEYMVNRIVAKSWPERVYVQLDAGGYRQRQDDQVRQKALYLAQKVKESGKAQSTKPMSSYHRRLVHVALQDETDLITRSKGDGPMKRVLIALKKRKEQQEATQTNQEGSGAESDKQ; from the coding sequence ATGCAGGATATGAAGCGATTTGAAGCGAAAAGCGTGGAATCAGCCATTGAGCAGGCCTGTACGTATTTTAATACGACCAAGGACGGCTTGGACATCGAAGTCATAGACAGCGGCTCAAGCGGAATTTTCGGTCTGGGAGGAAGAAACGCCGCCATTCAGGCCGCTGTTCAGAAGAAGGCCCAGGGAAATGACAAGACCTCCCAGGGCAGGGATAAGGAACCACAGGGCAGGGACAAGGGCCCCCGGGCCAACGACAAAAAGTCACCGGACAATGGTAAAGAACCACAGGGTAACGACAAAGAGATCCGGGGCAATGAGCAGGAGCTTGCAGAGCTGGTCCAAAGCGTTGTGAGCAGGTTGCTGGCCCCGTTGATTGATGCCCCCACTCTGGATGTGCAGTTTGAGCAGGACCGGATCAATGTGACTATCCAAGATCAGGAATATTCCGGTCTGATTATCGGAAAGGAAGGGCAGACAATCAGCTCCCTGGAGTACATGGTCAACCGGATTGTGGCCAAGAGCTGGCCGGAGCGGGTCTATGTCCAGCTTGATGCCGGGGGATACCGCCAGCGTCAGGATGACCAGGTCCGGCAGAAGGCCTTGTATCTGGCCCAGAAAGTCAAGGAGTCCGGAAAGGCTCAGAGCACAAAACCCATGAGCTCCTACCATCGCAGGCTGGTTCATGTCGCCCTGCAGGATGAGACCGATCTCATAACCCGTAGCAAGGGGGATGGGCCCATGAAACGGGTGCTCATTGCCCTGAAAAAACGGAAGGAGCAACAGGAGGCCACCCAGACGAACCAGGAAGGGTCAGGAGCTGAGAGCGACAAGCAGTAG